In Oncorhynchus tshawytscha isolate Ot180627B linkage group LG06, Otsh_v2.0, whole genome shotgun sequence, the following are encoded in one genomic region:
- the LOC112252814 gene encoding eukaryotic translation initiation factor 3 subunit A isoform X4, translating into MPAYFQRPENALKRANEFLEVGKKQPALDVLYDVIKSKKHRTWQKIHEPIMVKYLELCVDLRKSHLAKEGLYQYKNICQQVNIKSLEDVVRAYLKLAEEKTETAKGESQQMVLDIEDLDNIQTPESVLLSAVSGEDTQDRTDRLLLTPWVKFLWESYRQCLDLLRNNSKVERLYHDIAQQAFKFCLQYTRKAEFRKLCDNLRMHLGQIQRHHNQSTAINLNNPESQSMHLETRLVQLDSAIAMELWQEAFKAVEDIHGLFALSKKPPKPQLMANYYNKVSTVFWKSGNALFHACTLHRLYHLSREMRKNLTQEEMQRMSTRVLLATLSIPITPERTDIARLLDMDGIIVEKHRRLATLLGLQSPPTRQSLINDMVRFNLLQYIVPEVKELYNWLEMDFHPLKLSGRVAKVLNWVRDQSEKEADLQQYVPHLQSNTILRLLQQVAQIYQSIEFSRLASLVPFVDAFQLERSIVDAARHCDLQVRIDHTTRNLSFGSDLNYSTKEDSPVGPFLQNMPSAQIRNQLTAMSSSLAKAIQVIKPASMLQEREEQSHLAITAYLKNGRKEHQRILARRQTIEERKERLENLNIQREKEELEQREAELQKVRKAEEERLRQEAKEREKERIMQEHEQIKKKTVRERLEQIKKTELGAKAFKYFDIENLEDLDPDFIMSKQVEQLEKEKRELQDRLKNQEKKIDYFERAKRLEEIPLIKKAYEEQRVKDMELWELQEEERISNMKVEREKALEHKQRMSRMMQDKENFVGKITDARSFIYEEKLKQFQERLVEERTKRREERKIHRKEDRRNTFYRNKEEEAQRIHEEQLKKEREERERIEQEAREAEEAVYQERLAKLEEQERKQRARQQEIEERERRREEEMRAPARSEEKPRGEAKDWGAEKEEGGGGWRRRTEVESERRRPVPDNVTVQAKDWRAEGREDVGEDRDREPPFRRGGDGPRRGGDDDRGPPRRGFGDDDRPLRRGMDEDRPPRRTFGDDDRGPRRGGDEDRGPRRGFDDGPRRGFDDGPRRGMDESRGPRRGADDDTWGPRRGGDDERGGPRDDKPWKPAVRPGGGWREREKAREESWGPPREGGGRKEDEEGEREEREEKQESERFPERRPPRSDTQEEGSGGGGAWRRPGADEAPKKSWRDSVRQEEPAREDRPPIRRERPDRRDDRDRPPPSREPEEGGSSWRRAGDDKREERKEERPIPPRPREGEREEDGEKSSWRSEKDKENAGRPKKTTDETDDDGWTTVARR; encoded by the exons AGTTCTTGGAGGTTGGCAAAAAGCAGCCAGCTTTGGATGTCTTGTACGATGTCATCAAGAGCAAAAAGCATCGAACATGGCAGAAGATCCACGAGCCCATCATGGTCAAGTACCTGGAGCTCTGTGTTGACCTGCGCAAGAGCCACCTGGCAAAGGAGGGTCTCTACCAGTACAAGAACATCTGCCAGCAG GTGAACATCAAATCCCTCGAGGATGTGGTTCGAGCCTACCTGAAGTTGGCCGAGGAGAAGACCGAGACCGCCAAGGGGGAGTCACAGCAGATGGTCCTGGACATTGAAGACCTTGACAACATCCAGACTCCTGAGag TGTACTTCTGAGTGCTGTGAGTGGTGAAGACACCCAGGATCGTACAGACCGTCTGCTGCTCACTCCTTGGGTGAAATTTCTGTGGGAATCCTACCGCCAATGCCTGGACCTGCTGCGTAACAACTCCAAGGTGGAGCGCCTATACCATGACATTGCCCAACAAG CTTTCAAGTTCTGCCTTCAGTACACCCGTAAGGCAGAGTTCCGGAAGCTGTGCGACAATCTACGCATGCATCTGGGTCAGATCCAGCGCCACCACAACCAGAGTACGGCCATCAACCTGAACAACCCTGAGAGCCAGTCTATGCACCTGGAGACACGCCTGGTGCAGCTGGACAGTGCCATCGCCATGGAGCTCTGGCAG GAAGCTTTCAAGGCTGTGGAAGACATCCATGGTCTCTTTGCCCTTTCCAAGAAGCCCCCCAAGCCTCAACTTATGGCCAACTACTACAACAAGGTGTCCACTGTGTTTTGGAAGTCTGGGAATGCCCTGTTCCACGCCTGCACCCTCCACCGCCTCTACCACCTCTCCAGGGAGATGCGCAAGAACCTCACCCAGGAGGAGATGCAGAG gaTGTCCACAAGGGTCCTCCTTGCAACCCTGTCCATTCCAATCACCCCGGAGCGCACGGACATCGCCCGCCTGTTGGACATGGATGGCATCATCGTGGAGAAACACCGAAGGCTGGCCACACTACTGGGCCTGCAGTCCCCACCGACCCGCCAGAGCCTCATCAATGACATG GTGAGGTTCAATTTGCTGCAGTACATTGTACCTGAGGTGAAGGAGCTGTACAATTGGCTGGAGATGGACTTCCACCCACTGAAGCTGAGCGGAAGAGTAGCAAAG GTGTTGAACTGGGTGAGAGACCAGTCGGAGAAAGAGGCGGACCTCCAGCAGTACGTTCCCCACCTGCAGAGTAACACCATCCTCCGGCTGCTGCAGCAG GTGGCGCAAATTTATCAGAGCATTGAGTTCAGCCGTCTGGCCTCCCTGGTTCCATTTGTGGATGCCTTCCAGTTGGAGCGCTCCATTGTGGATGCTGCCCGACACTGCGATCTGCAG GTTCGAATTGACCACACCACTCGAAACCTGAGCTTTGGTTCAGACCTGAACTACTCAACCAAAGAGGACTCTCCTGTGGGGCCGTTCTTGCAGAACATGCCCTCGGCGCAGATCCGGAACCAGCTGACAGCCATGTCGTCCTCCTTGGCCAAGGCGATCCAGGTCATAAAGCCTGCATCCATGCTG CAAGAGCGTGAGGAGCAAAGCCATCTGGCCATCACTGCCTACCTGAAGAATGGCCGCAAGGAGCACCAGCGCATCCTGGCCCGCCGGCAGACCATCGAGGAGCGCAAGGAGCGCCTAGAGAACCTCAACATCCAGCGGGAGAAGGAGGAGCTGGAACAACGCGAGGCGGAGCTGCAGAAGGTGCGCAAAGCGGAAGAGGAGCGCCTGCGCCAGGAGGCCAAGGAACGCGAGAAGGAGCGCATCATGCAGGAGCACGAGCAGATCAAGAAGAAGACGGTGCGCGAGCGGCTGGAGCAGATCAAGAAGACAGAGTTGGGAGCCAAGGCATTCAAATACTTCGATATAGAG AACCTTGAGGACCTGGACCCTGACTTCATCATGTCCAAGCAGGTAGAGCAGCTGGAGAAGGAGAAGCGAGAACTTCAAGACCGCCTGAAGAACCAGGAGAAAAAG ATTGACTACTTTGAGCGTGCCAAACGTCTGGAGGAGATCCCGTTGATCAAGAAGGCCTATGAGGAGCAGCGTGTCAAAGACATGGAGTTATGGGAGCtccaagaggaggagagg atCAGCAACATGAAGGTGGAGCGTGAGAAGGCCTTGGAGCACAAACAGAGGATGTCCAGAATGATGCAGGACAAGGAGAACTTTGTGGGCAAAATAACCGACGCTCGCAGCTTCATCTACGAG gaaaaactgaaacagttccagGAGCGCCTGGTTGAGGAGAGGACAAAGCGTCGAGAGGAGAGGAAGATCCACCGCAAGGAGGACCGTCGCAACACCTTCTACCGCAATAAGGAGGAGGAGGCCCAGCGCATCCACGAGGAGCAGCTCAAGAAAG AGCGCGAGGAGCGTGAGCGCATCGAGCAGGAGGCGCGCGAGGCAGAGGAGGCGGTGTACCAGGAGCGCCTTGCCAAActggaggagcaggagaggaagcAGCGCGCCCGGCAGCAGGAGATTGAGGAGCGCGAGCGCcgcagggaggaggagatgagggcccctGCTAGGTCCGAGGAGAAACCCAGAGGAGAAGCCAAG GACTGGGGCgctgagaaggaggagggaggaggaggatggaggaggcgCACCGAGGTTGAATCAGAGAGGCGTCGCCCCGTGCCTGATAA TGTCACCGTACAGGCTAA gGACTGGAGAGCTGAGGGCCGCGAGGATGTCGGCGAGGACAGAGACCGAGAGCCACccttcaggagaggaggagacggccCTCGCCGTGGCGGAGACGATGACCGTGGACCCCCACGCAGGGGCTTCGGGGATGACGACCGCCCCCTGCGCAGAGGCATGGATGAGGACCGTCCACCAAGGAGAACCTTTGGGGATGATGACCGTGGTCCCAGAAGGGGAGGGGACGAGGACCGCGGTCCCCGCAGAGGCTTCGATGATGGCCCCAGGCGTGGTTTTGATGACGGCCCCCGCAGAGGCATGGATGAGTCCAGGGGCCCCAGGCGCGGGGCTGATGATGACACCTGGGGCCCCAGGAGAGGTGGAGATGACGAGAGGGGAGGGCCCCGTGACGACAAGCCATGGAAGCCTGCTGTCCGGCCCG GTGGTGGCTGGCGTGAGAGGGAAAAGGCCCGCGAGGAGAGCTGGGGTCCACCCCGCGAAGGTGGTGGCCGCAAGGAGGACGaagagggcgagagggaggagagagaggaaaaacaggAGAGCGAACGCTTCCCAGAGCGCCGCCCACCCAGGTCAGACACACA GGAGGAgggtagtggaggtggtggtgcctGGAGAAGGCCAGGTGCTGATGAGGCGCCAAAGAAAAGCTGGAGAGACTCTGTTCGTCAGGAAGAGCCTGCCCGCGAGGACCGCCCTCCTATCCGTCGAGAGCGACCTGATCGCAGAGATGACCGTGACCGCCCCCCACCCAGCAGAGAGCCTGAAGAAG GAGGCAGCTCCTGGCGCCGTGCAGGTGACGACAAGCGTGAGGAGCGTAAAGAGGAACGTCCGATTCCTCCCAGACCCAGAGAGGGCGAGCGTGAAGAGGACGGAGAGAAGAGCTCCTGGCGCTccgagaaagacaaagagaacgCTGGTCGCCCTAAGAAGACCACCGACGAGACCGACGATGACGGCTGGACCACTGTGGCCCGCCGCTGA